ATTGGGATATTCACATTCACGTTCCGGAAGGTGCTGTTCCAAAAGAAGGACCATCAGCAGGAATTACAATTCTTACAGCTTTGGTTTCTATTTTTACACAAAGGAAAGTAAACTCAAAATATGCAATGACAGGTGAGCTTACTCTTAGAGGCATAGTGTTGCCTGTAGGTGGAATTAAAGAAAAAATACTTGCTGCAAAAAGACAAGGAATTTCGGATATAATTTTATGTGCAAGCAACAGAAAAAATATTGAGGATATTAATAAGAAATATCTGGAAGGAATTAAGTTCCATTATGTAAAAATGGCAAAAGAAGTGATTGACATTGCTTTAGAAAAAAATAAAATTAAAAATCCAATAAACATTAATAATCCTGAATTTGCAAAAAAGAAGAAGAAGTAGAGTTGCGATTCACTGATAGAGTACAAAATGTTGTTACAGCTTATTACCATATTCAAGGTCTCCGGCATCTCCAAGTCCGGGTACAATGTATGATTTTGAATTCAATTTTTTGTCAATTGCAGCAGTCCAAAGAGTAATATTTTCATCTTTTAATTCTTTTTGCAAATATTCTATACCCGATACTGTTGCTATTATTACAACCAAATGAGTATGTTTCGGTTTCCCGTTTTTAAGCAATCCTCTGTAAGCACCTACTAACGACAATGCAGTTGCAAGCATAGGATCGGCAATTATCAGTGTTTTATCATCAAGCTTTGGAGTGGAAATATAATCAAGTTGAATAAAAAAATCGTTTTCAGAAGTATGTTTTCTGTAAGCAGAAACAAAAGCATTTCCTGCTTTATCAAAGTAATTTAAAAATCCGTTATGAAATGGAATTCCTGCTCGTAGAATCGTAGCAAGTACAGGCTGGCTTTTTAATACCGATGTTTTTGATTTTCCTAAACTTGTTATTACTTCTTTTTTCTTGTACTCTAATTGCTTACTTATTTCATAAGCGAAAATTTCACCTAAACGCTCTATATTTCTTCTGAATCTCATTCTGTCTTTTTGTACATCAACATCCCTAATTTCTGCAACAAACTGATTTAAGATGCTGTTATTCTCACTAAGATTATTTATTTGCATTACTCTATTTTTTTAATTTTAAATTTCACACAACAAAATTGAAGAAAATTTATGAGAAAGCAAAGAGCTTGTAAGTTTAAATTTGAATTATTTTGCATAAGCTTGCAATAAAAACTAAGATTATTTATAATAAAGCCGTTGATTTATTTCTTAACCTGAAATGTTTAGGGTTCACTCTAAAAAGTTTTAAAATGATTTTCAGCTCCTTTTTACCCCAAACTCTAAAGGGAGAAGTAGCTGAAAATCAGGACTCCCTTTAGGGAATGGGACAATTCCTGATTTTCAAAACTTGCACTCATTTTTTTTAGAGTGGACTCAGTAATAAAAAAAGTTAAAAATTATTTGGTTTATGAACATATGTTCATTATCTTTGTCGCGTAATATTTTTATTAATTAAACAAAAAGGAGTTAATTATGCCAAGAGGCGATAGAACAGGTCCCGAAGGAAGGGGTCAACAAACAGGAAGAAGAATGGGTTATTGTGTAGGAAATAATCATCCGGGTTTTGAAAATAATTCAGGAAACTTTGGAGGTG
Above is a genomic segment from Bacteroidota bacterium containing:
- the upp gene encoding uracil phosphoribosyltransferase — protein: MQINNLSENNSILNQFVAEIRDVDVQKDRMRFRRNIERLGEIFAYEISKQLEYKKKEVITSLGKSKTSVLKSQPVLATILRAGIPFHNGFLNYFDKAGNAFVSAYRKHTSENDFFIQLDYISTPKLDDKTLIIADPMLATALSLVGAYRGLLKNGKPKHTHLVVIIATVSGIEYLQKELKDENITLWTAAIDKKLNSKSYIVPGLGDAGDLEYGNKL